The following is a genomic window from Bacillota bacterium.
GAGGTAGAGGAACAGAAGGACAAACTTCTCGAGGAATATTTCCAGGAACCCTCAAAAGAACGTGACGAACTAGAAAAACTTATTGATAACTACATCAAACATGTCGAATCACTCCTTAAGAAAGCC
Proteins encoded in this region:
- a CDS encoding transcription elongation factor GreAB; the encoded protein is MTRGFEVSKAFFENLVKHLVEVEEQKDKLLEEYFQEPSKERDELEKLIDNYIKHVESLLKKA